The nucleotide sequence GTGATGGACGGGGCCCGGACCACCGCGAGGGTGCGGTCGGTCTCCAGTTGATGGACGAGTTCTTCAGGGGTCATGGGTTGGTGGTGCTTTCTTCTCGGGTGAGTCCGTCGCTGCTGCGGCGCAGGGCGCGGCCAGCGCGTGCGCCGGTGGGCTGGCCACCGTCGATGGCTGCCACGCCGTTGACGAACACGTAGTGGATGCCTGTGGCGGCTTGGCGTGGATTCTCGAATGTGGCCTGGTCGCGGACGGTTTCCGGGTCAAAAAGCACGATGTCGGCGGCGTAGCCTTCGCGGATCAGTCCCCTGCGGTGGAGCTTGAGCCGTGCGGCGGGGCGGCCGGTGAGGTGGTGGACGGTTTCCTCGAGGCTGAGGAGGCCAAGGTCGCGGGAGTAGTGGCCGAGGTAGCGGGGGAAGGTGCCCCAGGCCCGGGGATGCGGCTTTGCTCCGACGAGCAGCCCGTCGCTTCCTCCGGTGTGGGTGCTGTGTTGCATGATGGCCTGGACGTTTTCTTCATGGCCTACGTGCTGCAGGATGCCGGTACCGAGGCGGTCCTCGTGCAGGATCTGTGCGAAGACGTCGAAGGGCTCCTGCTGCCTCTCCACCGCGATGTCCTTGATCGTCTTTCCGACGTAACCGCTGAGTGCCGGGTTCTGGACGCCGCTGATTTCCAGGGTGTCCCATTCTGCGACCACTCCATGACAGCCGTCGGATCCATAGATCTCCACGGACTCGCGGATTTTTTCGCGGGTCTCGGGATCGGCCAGGCGTGCCAGGGTGGCCTCGGTACCGCCGGAGGATGCCCAACTCGGCAGGACCGCAGAGAGTGTGGTGGCACCGGGCAGGTACGGGTAAGTGTCCAGGGTGATATCGACGCCGGCGTCCAGCGCCTCATCGATCAGGTCCAGTAGCTCGCCGGCGCGGCCCTTGTTCTCGGCGAAATTCATGGTGGCGTGGGAAAGATGCAGCGCGCAGCCGGTGTCCCTGCTGAGCCCGATCATCTCCGCATACGCATCGAGCGCGCCTTTGCCGTAGGAGCGGTGGTGGGGTGCGTAGAAGCCGCCAAGCTCGCCAACGGTGCGGCAGAGCCCGGCGAGTTCCTCAGTTTGGGCGTACATTCCAGGGGTGTACGTGAGCCCTGAGGACATGCCCACGGCTCCTTCCTCCATCGCAGTGCGGACCACATCCTGCATGCGCTGCTGTTGTTCAGGTGTGGGATCCCCGGCTTCAAAGCCCATCACCAGTGCGCGCACGGTTCCCTGCGGTACGAGGTAGGCGGCGTTGGTGGCGATGCGGCCATCGTTTTGGGGTTCGTCAAGGCGGTCGAGGTATTCGCGCACGGTCCGCCAGTTCCAGTCGAAGTCGGCCGGGTTGTCGTTCCAGCCGGCTATTTTCTCGCGGACCCCGGCGAGCGTGGTGTCATCGACCGGGGCGTAGGACAGGCCGTCCTGTCCCAGCAGTTCCGTGGTGACTCCCTGGCTCAGCTTGGCGTAATGGTCCCTGTTCAGCAGCAGCTGCAGGTCAGAATGTGCGTGCATGTCGATGAAGCCGGGGCTAAGGACAAGACCGCTGGCCTCTATGGTGCGGTCAGCGCCGGAGGCGGTGAGGGAACCGGCCTCGGCCACGGCGGTGATGACCGGACCGTCCAGCAGGACGTCCGCGGCGCGGCGGTCCGCGCCCGTGCCATCGATCAGTGTGGCGTTGCTGATGAGGATCTTCATGGCGTTCCTAGAAGAAGGTGTGGATGAGGTCGGCTACGGACTGGTCACCGTTCGTGTCCGCGAGGACCGGAATGATGGTCCATTTATCGAAGGCCGTGCAGGGGTGCGAGAGGCCCAGCCGCACGACGTCGCCCGGGCGCACGCTGGTGCTTTCGGCGTCGAAGGTCATGAAGCAGTGCTGGTCGTTGACGGAGGTGATCTCCGCTCCGGTGAGCGGCTCCATCGCACCGCCCAGCACCGGCCCGATGAGCTGGGGCCGGGGCAGCCCTTCATCGAAAGGCAGGTCGCGTTTGCCGGCGTCGAGGATCGCCAGGCCGGGCTCCGGCTGCGAGACAACCCGCGCCCAGCCATGCATCCCGGCCCT is from Arthrobacter sp. QXT-31 and encodes:
- a CDS encoding N-acyl-D-amino-acid deacylase family protein, with the translated sequence MKILISNATLIDGTGADRRAADVLLDGPVITAVAEAGSLTASGADRTIEASGLVLSPGFIDMHAHSDLQLLLNRDHYAKLSQGVTTELLGQDGLSYAPVDDTTLAGVREKIAGWNDNPADFDWNWRTVREYLDRLDEPQNDGRIATNAAYLVPQGTVRALVMGFEAGDPTPEQQQRMQDVVRTAMEEGAVGMSSGLTYTPGMYAQTEELAGLCRTVGELGGFYAPHHRSYGKGALDAYAEMIGLSRDTGCALHLSHATMNFAENKGRAGELLDLIDEALDAGVDITLDTYPYLPGATTLSAVLPSWASSGGTEATLARLADPETREKIRESVEIYGSDGCHGVVAEWDTLEISGVQNPALSGYVGKTIKDIAVERQQEPFDVFAQILHEDRLGTGILQHVGHEENVQAIMQHSTHTGGSDGLLVGAKPHPRAWGTFPRYLGHYSRDLGLLSLEETVHHLTGRPAARLKLHRRGLIREGYAADIVLFDPETVRDQATFENPRQAATGIHYVFVNGVAAIDGGQPTGARAGRALRRSSDGLTREESTTNP